The following are encoded in a window of Mycobacterium decipiens genomic DNA:
- a CDS encoding nuclear transport factor 2 family protein, giving the protein MCCNGVMSPHDVAAIKQVKYRYLRALDTKHWDDFAETLTEDVAGDYGSSVGSELHFTNRADLVDYLRSTLGPNIITEHRVTHPEITVTGDTATGVWYLQDRVIVAEFNFMLIGAAFYRDQYRRTADGWRISATGYDRTYEATMSLADIGFRVTPGRALAD; this is encoded by the coding sequence ATGTGCTGCAATGGCGTGATGAGTCCGCACGATGTAGCCGCGATCAAACAGGTCAAATACCGGTACTTGCGCGCGCTGGACACCAAGCACTGGGACGACTTTGCCGAAACGCTGACCGAGGACGTCGCCGGCGACTACGGGTCATCGGTCGGATCTGAGCTGCACTTCACCAACCGCGCCGACCTGGTGGACTACCTGCGTTCAACGCTTGGACCCAACATCATCACCGAGCACCGGGTCACCCATCCAGAAATCACCGTGACCGGCGATACCGCAACGGGAGTCTGGTACCTGCAGGATCGGGTCATCGTCGCCGAGTTCAATTTCATGCTGATCGGCGCGGCGTTCTACCGCGACCAGTACCGACGCACCGCCGACGGCTGGCGGATCAGCGCCACCGGCTACGACCGAACCTACGAGGCGACAATGTCGTTGGCGGACATCGGATTTAGGGTGACCCCCGGTCGCGCTCTGGCTGATTGA
- a CDS encoding Hsp70 family protein, with translation MYDPLGLSIGTTNLVAACNGTTVTRRAVLTLYPHCAPKIGVFDQKPDLTEPGTLMSGFVERIGDSVALVSPDGSVHDPDLLLVEALDAMVLASGADASSSEISIAVPAHWKSEAVQALRNGLRTHVGFVRSGMAPRLVSDAIAALTAVDSEFGLPDGGVVGLLDFGGSATCVTLVQTASGSRTLGFEPVSATVRYEDFSGNQIDQALLLRVIDELGHDLDAASTAAVGQLGHLKERCRAAKERLSTDAVTEFAAEFSGCSSSIEVTRERFEDLIQDQLTGFIYAFDDMLARNNSSWADLAAVVAVGGGANIPLVTQRLSFHTRRPVLTAPQPECAAAMGALQLASRGGDRDSRTRTSIGLVATAASGTSVIELPAGDVMVIDHDALTDRELAWSQTEFPGDVPVPLEGDPYNEDGPCWSMRLNAIEPPKEPPWRRIRLSQLLIGVSAVVAMTAIGGVAFTLTAIEERPAPSRAPVVPSLAPRLPSTRAPSPPSPPAPVPSPAPAPTTVAPPPPPPTQVVTTTPPPPVTTKTTPPTTTSPPTTTTTSTPPSTTTTTTPPTTTPTTTTTEPPMTTAPTVKMTTEWLHVPLLPVPIPVPVPQRPGAGEPQNPFQRADGP, from the coding sequence ATGTACGACCCGCTCGGGTTGTCGATCGGGACCACCAACCTGGTCGCCGCATGTAACGGAACTACGGTTACCCGTCGCGCGGTGCTGACCCTGTATCCGCATTGCGCCCCGAAAATTGGTGTTTTCGACCAGAAACCGGACTTGACCGAGCCCGGCACCTTGATGAGCGGCTTCGTCGAGCGCATCGGCGACTCGGTGGCACTGGTGTCTCCCGACGGATCCGTTCACGATCCGGACCTGCTGTTGGTCGAGGCGCTGGATGCGATGGTGCTGGCCTCGGGTGCGGACGCGAGTTCTTCGGAGATCTCGATAGCCGTTCCCGCGCACTGGAAATCCGAAGCCGTGCAGGCGCTGCGTAACGGATTGCGGACGCACGTCGGGTTCGTCCGCAGTGGCATGGCGCCGCGCCTGGTCTCGGATGCGATCGCGGCGTTGACCGCGGTGGACTCCGAATTCGGCCTGCCCGATGGCGGTGTGGTGGGGTTGCTTGATTTCGGTGGCTCCGCGACTTGCGTCACATTGGTTCAGACCGCGTCGGGTTCAAGGACGTTGGGTTTCGAGCCCGTCAGCGCCACGGTGCGCTACGAGGACTTTTCCGGTAACCAGATCGACCAGGCCTTGCTGCTCCGGGTCATCGACGAACTCGGTCATGACCTCGATGCGGCCAGCACCGCCGCGGTTGGGCAACTCGGCCACCTCAAGGAGCGGTGCCGTGCGGCCAAGGAACGGTTGTCCACCGACGCTGTCACCGAATTCGCCGCCGAGTTCTCAGGATGCAGCTCTAGCATTGAGGTGACTCGAGAGCGGTTCGAAGACCTGATCCAGGATCAGCTGACCGGCTTCATCTACGCGTTCGACGACATGCTGGCACGCAACAACTCGAGCTGGGCGGATCTCGCGGCGGTGGTCGCGGTCGGCGGCGGTGCCAACATCCCCCTTGTCACTCAACGTCTTTCGTTCCATACCCGCCGACCTGTCCTGACCGCGCCGCAACCCGAGTGCGCGGCGGCAATGGGCGCGTTGCAGCTCGCCAGCCGCGGGGGTGACCGGGATTCGCGAACGCGGACATCCATCGGCCTCGTCGCGACAGCGGCTTCCGGCACCAGTGTCATCGAGCTGCCGGCCGGCGACGTCATGGTGATCGACCATGATGCCTTGACCGATCGCGAATTGGCCTGGTCGCAGACCGAGTTCCCGGGCGACGTGCCGGTGCCGCTCGAGGGCGACCCGTACAACGAAGACGGTCCCTGTTGGTCGATGCGTTTGAACGCGATCGAGCCACCCAAGGAACCGCCGTGGCGACGCATCCGGTTGTCGCAGTTGCTCATCGGGGTGTCCGCGGTGGTGGCCATGACGGCCATCGGGGGCGTGGCATTCACGTTGACGGCCATCGAGGAAAGACCGGCCCCCTCACGAGCCCCAGTTGTGCCCAGCCTCGCTCCCCGGCTGCCCAGCACGCGGGCGCCGAGCCCGCCATCGCCGCCCGCACCGGTTCCCAGTCCGGCACCGGCCCCAACCACCGTGGCGCCGCCACCCCCGCCGCCGACTCAAGTGGTGACGACCACGCCGCCACCACCAGTCACGACCAAGACGACTCCACCGACCACCACGTCACCGCCGACCACCACAACGACCAGCACGCCACCGTCGACTACGACGACGACTACGCCGCCGACGACGACGCCAACCACCACGACCACTGAGCCGCCGATGACTACGGCTCCGACGGTAAAGATGACGACGGAGTGGTTGCACGTCCCGCTGCTGCCGGTCCCGATACCGGTTCCGGTTCCGCAACGTCCGGGTGCCGGAGAACCGCAGAACCCGTTTCAGCGCGCCGACGGTCCGTGA
- a CDS encoding DUF7159 family protein has protein sequence MEIVLGVSMEPMAVRLVLIEGANADGVTVEEHNFEVAPDTSGTAAAAIAAVARARDGAVEGGYQLASTGVTWTDPAAVGALREQLAARDVGSVMLVSPLLAAAALAQTVGFAIGYEHIAMLFVESDSATLAVVDVADGSIVDLHRQQLATDRGAVTAELATMLAGLDAPGSRANGVFVIGCGVDIVAFKPALQAATSLVVSLAEEPEMALARGAAVASANAPLFTSSTAALAYALDPGTGEVNPRALTPTYLDVCANADRGEGALAYSALDDDDDGENTRRGRPFALSGGVMAGVSAIAAGILVVSLTSDVRPTAAELPSPPETIVPASQAPAALPSTPPQLQPPAPSPPPAAPPIEVAAPPPVVQPPPQTVVNMAPATPRRAPTRKAPVPTPVPQAPRTTPPAAVPPPPPPPPPEAPPTPIMTMYLHLPFVSIPIPIYPPAPPPPPPEPGPPPPGP, from the coding sequence ATGGAAATCGTACTTGGGGTATCGATGGAGCCCATGGCGGTCCGCCTGGTGCTGATCGAGGGTGCAAACGCGGACGGTGTCACCGTCGAAGAACACAACTTCGAGGTTGCTCCGGACACGTCCGGTACGGCCGCCGCGGCGATTGCCGCGGTCGCCAGGGCTCGTGACGGCGCGGTCGAAGGCGGCTACCAGCTGGCGTCAACCGGGGTGACGTGGACCGACCCCGCCGCGGTTGGTGCGCTGCGCGAACAGCTCGCCGCCCGTGACGTCGGAAGTGTCATGTTGGTCTCCCCGCTGCTGGCGGCGGCGGCGTTGGCCCAGACGGTGGGGTTTGCCATCGGCTATGAGCACATCGCGATGTTGTTCGTCGAGTCGGACAGCGCGACCTTGGCCGTCGTCGACGTCGCCGACGGTTCGATCGTCGATCTGCACCGCCAGCAGTTGGCAACCGATCGCGGCGCCGTCACAGCCGAGCTGGCGACGATGCTCGCCGGTCTGGATGCGCCGGGCTCGCGGGCGAATGGGGTGTTCGTCATCGGCTGCGGGGTGGACATTGTCGCGTTCAAGCCGGCGCTTCAGGCGGCCACGTCGCTGGTGGTGAGCCTTGCCGAGGAGCCGGAGATGGCGCTGGCCCGGGGTGCGGCGGTGGCGTCGGCGAATGCCCCGCTGTTCACCTCGTCGACCGCGGCTCTGGCCTACGCGCTGGATCCCGGCACCGGGGAGGTAAACCCGCGCGCGCTCACTCCGACCTACCTGGACGTCTGCGCCAACGCCGATCGGGGAGAGGGTGCCCTGGCATACAGCGCGTTGGACGACGACGATGACGGGGAGAACACGCGCCGGGGCAGGCCGTTTGCGCTGAGCGGTGGGGTAATGGCCGGCGTTTCGGCCATCGCGGCCGGGATTCTGGTGGTTTCGCTGACGTCTGATGTCCGGCCGACGGCCGCCGAGCTGCCCAGCCCCCCCGAGACGATCGTCCCGGCAAGTCAGGCGCCGGCTGCGCTGCCCTCGACGCCGCCGCAGCTGCAGCCACCGGCCCCTAGCCCTCCGCCGGCGGCGCCGCCAATTGAGGTGGCCGCCCCGCCACCTGTGGTGCAGCCGCCGCCGCAAACCGTGGTGAACATGGCGCCCGCCACGCCCCGCCGGGCGCCGACCCGGAAGGCGCCGGTGCCCACTCCCGTGCCGCAAGCCCCGCGGACAACACCGCCCGCGGCGGTGCCACCACCACCGCCACCACCGCCGCCGGAGGCCCCGCCGACACCGATCATGACGATGTACCTGCATCTCCCCTTCGTTAGCATTCCGATTCCGATTTACCCACCGGCACCGCCCCCGCCCCCGCCGGAGCCGGGTCCCCCGCCGCCGGGTCCGTAG